The following coding sequences are from one Capsicum annuum cultivar UCD-10X-F1 chromosome 3, UCD10Xv1.1, whole genome shotgun sequence window:
- the LOC124896541 gene encoding F-box/kelch-repeat protein At3g23880-like: MQFTLRVAQVGFQDLIQKLFPNTKKPRAIDLNCPMNKSQNHPIKVVGSINGLISLAIEEKDLFLWNPSVSKLKNSLTGRFTSYGFGYDELYDDYKVVGITKYLCYDDSRYNVGKVYSLNNNSWKRLDDFQIVIQFPRSGVFVNGKLHWTNTAKRFGYHNDWDIIFVDLADGR; encoded by the exons ATGCAGTTTACTCTTCGAGTTGCACAAGTTGGATTTCAG GATTTGATCCAGAAATTGTTTCCAAATACAAAGAAACCTCG GGCAATTGACTTGAATTGTCCGAtgaataaatcccaaaatcaCCCAATTAAGGTTGTAGGTTCTATTAATGGATTGATATCTCTTGCTATTGAGGAAAAAGACTTGTTTCTCTGGAATCCGTCAGTTAGTAAGCTCAAGAATTCCTTAACTGGTCGATTTACCTCATATGGTTTTGGTTATGACGAGCTTTACGATGATTATAAAGTAGTGGGTATTACCAAATATCTGTGTTATGATGATTCACGTTATAATGTGGGTAAAGTATATAGTCTAAATAATAATTCTTGGAAACGATTGGACGATTTTCAGATTGTGATACAGTTCCCTAGGTCAGGTGTGTTTGTGAATGGAAAACTTCATTGGACTAATACTGCTAAGCGTTTTGGTTATCATAATGATTGGGACATCATTTTTGTTGACTTGGCTGATGGGAGATAG
- the LOC107865614 gene encoding F-box/kelch-repeat protein At3g23880-like — MEDSILKIPILPVELVTEILSRLPVKTLLTFRSVSKSWLALISSLDFIKNHLRISANNKDYAQHRLLLRYKCILKDCYLRSLLCNSVMEVSRLDCPVTDQHKTFWSVVGSVNGLICLTGGEKALCIWNPSIRKYKTFPDFITDWMVRIVYGFGYDEFNDDYKVVRCAYNYGDRPRFDIKVYSLKDDSWRSIRYRPPNGMRFWGSGNFVNGKVHWANNIGPDRDKGWNIICIN, encoded by the coding sequence ATGGAAGATTCAATCTTGAAAATCCCTATTCTGCCAGTAGAACTCGTTACTGAAATACTCTCGAGGCTTCCGGTTAAAACCCTCTTGACATTCAGGTCTGTTTCGAAATCTTGGCTTGCTTTAATCTCTAGTCTGGATTTTATCAAGAACCATCTTAGAATATCTGCTAATAACAAAGACTATGCCCAACATAGGCTCCTTCTCAGGTATAAGTGCATTCTAAAGGACTGTTATCTTAGGTCTTTACTTTGTAATTCTGTAATGGAAGTATCACGCTTGGATTGTCCAGTGACAGACCAACACAAAACTTTTTGGTCCGTTGTGGGTTCTGTCAATGGATTGATTTGTCTTACCGGTGGGGAAAAAGCTTTGTGTATATGGAATCCGTCGATTAGAAAGTACAAGACATTCCCTGATTTTATAACTGATTGGATGGTTCGTATAGTATATGGTTTTGGATATGATGAGTTCAACGATGATTATAAGGTAGTGCGTTGTGCTTACAATTATGGCGATAGGCCTCGTTttgatattaaagtatatagtcTAAAGGATGATTCGTGGAGAAGCATTCGTTATCGTCCTCCCAACGGGATGCGATTTTGGGGTTCAGGTAATTTTGTGAACGGGAAGGTTCATTGGGCTAATAATATTGGTCCTGACCGGGATAAGGGCTGGAACATCATTTGTATTAATTAG
- the LOC107865616 gene encoding F-box/kelch-repeat protein At3g23880-like, with protein sequence MYGFGYDELNEDYKVVSLTQKVYDDDSRYNVGKIYSLNNNSWKRLDDFQIGELSNQTGKFVNGKLHWANTTKRFSCYSDWDIIFVDLADGRWGEMEKPCYAEGNLEFKPCLGVLGNDLSMFCHHLRSHADVWVMKEYGVKESWTKMFIIKYPYDPMGYSLFGPPFSMSSEGEILFRNDSVFMIYNPNDDSIRFPEVSNCGPLVEATLYIESLVWPFVANGTTTQQRQRWQKLI encoded by the coding sequence ATGTATGGTTTTGGATATGATGAGCTTAATGAGGATTATAAGGTAGTGAGTCTTACCCAAAAAGTGTATGATGACGATTCACGTTATAATGTGGGCAAAATATATAGTCTGAATAATAATTCTTGGAAACGTTTGGACGATTTTCAAATTGGGGAGCTATCCAATCAGACGGGTAAGTTTGTGAATGGGAAACTTCATTGGGCTAATACTACTAAGCGTTTTAGCTGTTATAGTGATTGGGACATCATTTTTGTTGACTTGGCTGATGGGAGATGGGGAGAAATGGAGAAACCTTGCTATGCAGAAGGAAATCTTGAGTTTAAGCCATGCCTCGGTGTGTTAGGAAATGATCTTTCTATGTTTTGTCATCATCTTAGGAGTCACGCAGATGTGTGGGTTATGAAAGAATATGGAGTTAAAGAATCATGGACAAAGATGTTTATCATCAAGTATCCTTATGATCCCATGGGGTATAGTTTATTTGGTCCACCCTTTTCCATGTCAAGTGAAGGTGAAATTTTGTTTAGGAATGATTCAGTTTTCATGATTTACAATCCAAATGATGACTCGATCAGATTTCCAGAGGTTAGCAACTGTGGTCCCCTTGTTGAGGCAACGCTCTACATTGAAAGCCTAGTTTGGCCCTTTGTTGCAAATGGTACCACCACGCAACAACGTCAAAGGTGGCAAAAGCTCATATGA